A stretch of DNA from Bacillus sp. NP157:
GCGAAAACACGCGCGCCAGCCATTCGGTGCTCGCTTCGACCGGCAGCGCGTGCATGCCGGCCATCTTGAAGCAGACCAGGTTCAGCGTGTCGAACATGAGCAGCAACGCGAAGCCGATGACGTAAAAGCGTTTCATGCACCGGCTCCGACGATCGCCACGCCCGCGGCGATCAGCAGGATGCCGAACACGCGCATCGGGCTCAGTCGTTCGCGGAACAGGAAACGCCCGGCGATCATGATCGCGACGATGTTGATCGAGCCCAGCAGCACGCCCTCGGACAGGGGCACGAGCGAGAGGAAGGCGATCCAGACCACGAACTCCAGCACGTAGCAGGCGATGCCGGTCCAGATCCACGGCCGCGCGGCCATGTATTTCCAGCGCGCCAGGCCATCGCCCGCGCGCTCGTCGCCCGCGGCGGCCTTGAACGCCAGCTGGCCGCCGGTGTCCAGCAGCACGTTTGCCAGCCACAACGCGAACACCATGCCGTTCATATCAGGCCGCCATGCGCGCGGGGCGCGCGTCGCGCGCAATCCGCGAGAAGAAATCCGCACTGCGCTCGATCAGGGTACGCCGTTCGCGATCGATGGTGATCATGTGGTAGCTGTCGGCAAGCAGCAGCATCTCGACCGGGCCGCGGACGCGGCGTGCGACCATGTCGGCATTGGCCACGCTGGCCACGTCGTCGTCCGAGGCGTGCGCGATGAAACACGGCGCCACCACGTCGGGCAGGCGGCGACGCACGTCGCGGGCCAGCCAGACCATCTCGGCCAGGGCATGCCAGGGGTTGCCAGGCAGGCCGGCGGCCTCGCTGTCGCCGGAGAACATCGCCGAGCTGACCTGCGCGCGCAGGCGCTCGTCGCGGATGCCGTAGGGCGGCTGCTCGATGAAGCTGCGCTTGCGGCCGATGCCCATCCGCTTGAACACGGGCAGCAGGAACGAGAGGTGGCGGCCGGTCCAGGGGATCGACCAGCCGTCGTAGCGGAACGTCGCGCCGAACACGCCGACGCCGTCCACCCATTCCGGGCGCATGGCGGCCAGGCGCAGCGCCAGCACGGCGCCCATCGACAGGCCGGCCACGAAGACCCGGTCGACCCGGCCGCGTAGCTCTTCGGCGGCGGCTTCCGCGCTGGCGTACCAGTCCTGCCAGGTGGTGGCCAGCAGGTCGTCTTCGCTGCCGCAATGGCCGGCCAGGCGGACGCCCACGACGGTGAAGCCGGCACGGTTCAGGCCCTTGCCGAGCATGCGCATCTCCGTGGGGGTGCCGGTCAGCCCGTGGATCAGCAGCACGCCATCGCGGCCGCCTTCGAACTGGAATTCCGTGGTTTCGCTCACGCCTGGGCCTCACGCCTTCGCCATCCTAAGGCGGCATG
This window harbors:
- a CDS encoding EamA family transporter: MNGMVFALWLANVLLDTGGQLAFKAAAGDERAGDGLARWKYMAARPWIWTGIACYVLEFVVWIAFLSLVPLSEGVLLGSINIVAIMIAGRFLFRERLSPMRVFGILLIAAGVAIVGAGA
- a CDS encoding alpha/beta fold hydrolase, whose translation is MSETTEFQFEGGRDGVLLIHGLTGTPTEMRMLGKGLNRAGFTVVGVRLAGHCGSEDDLLATTWQDWYASAEAAAEELRGRVDRVFVAGLSMGAVLALRLAAMRPEWVDGVGVFGATFRYDGWSIPWTGRHLSFLLPVFKRMGIGRKRSFIEQPPYGIRDERLRAQVSSAMFSGDSEAAGLPGNPWHALAEMVWLARDVRRRLPDVVAPCFIAHASDDDVASVANADMVARRVRGPVEMLLLADSYHMITIDRERRTLIERSADFFSRIARDARPARMAA